A genomic segment from Malus domestica chromosome 05, GDT2T_hap1 encodes:
- the LOC103448898 gene encoding probable mannitol dehydrogenase, whose protein sequence is MVESPEQQHPKKAFGWAARDSSGVLSPFKFSRREPGKNDVTFKVLYCGICHTDLDMIKNEWGNSTYPLLPGHEIVGVVTEVGIKVEKFKVGDHVGVGYMAGSCQSCDSCSTNAENYCPKMIATFGDIYHDGTPTYGGYSDIMVANEQFVVRIPGSLPLDGAAPLLCAGVTTYSPLRYFGLDKPGMHVGVVGVGGLGHVALKFAKAMGLKVTMISTSPKKKEEAIENLGADSFLISHDDGQMQGAVGTMDGIIDTVSAVHPLLPLVGLLKSNGKLVLLGVPDKPLQLPVFPLLMGRKIIAGSSIGGMKETQEMFDFAAKHNITANVEVISVDYANTAMERLLKGDIRYRFVIDIGNTLHV, encoded by the exons ATGGTGGAATCTCCAGAACAACAACACCCCAAGAAAGCCTTTGGATGGGCTGCCAGAGACTCATCTGGTGTTCTCTCTCCCTTCAAATTCTCCAGAAG GGAACCAGGAAAGAACGACGTCACGTTCAAAGTATTATACTGTGGAATATGCCATACAGATCTTGACATGATTAAGAATGAATGGGGAAATTCTACCTATCCTCTACTTCCGGG GCACGAGATTGTTGGTGTAGTAACTGAGGTAGGCATCAAAGTAGAGAAATTCAAAGTTGGAGACCATGTCGGTGTTGGATATATGGCAGGATCTTGCCAATCTTGTGATAGTTGTTCCACCAATGCTGAGAATTACTGCCCCAAAATGATAGCGACTTTTGGTGACATATACCATGACGGAACCCCAACATATGGAGGTTACTCTGACATCATGGTCGCCAATGAGCAATTTGTAGTCCGTATTCCAGGCAGTCTACCTCTCGATGGCGCTGCTCCTCTCCTATGTGCTGGGGTTACAACTTACAGCCCCTTGAGGTATTTCGGACTTGATAAACCCGGTATGCATGTGGGTGTGGTTGGCGTCGGTGGCCTAGGTCACGTTGCCCTGAAGTTTGCAAAGGCTATGGGGCTCAAGGTCACAATGATCAGTACCTCCccgaagaagaaagaggaagctaTTGAAAACCTTGGTGCCGATTCCTTTTTGATCAGCCACGACGATGGCCAAATGCAG GGTGCCGTGGGCACAATGGATGGGATCATTGACACTGTTTCTGCAGTACACCCTCTCTTGCCTTTGGTTGGACTATTGAAGTCTAATGGAAAGCTTGTTCTGCTTGGAGTACCAGATAAGCCTCTTCAGCTACCAGTTTTTCCTTTGCTCATGG ggAGAAAGATAATAGCTGGTAGTTCTATTGGAGGAATGAAGGAGACCCAAGAGATGTTTGATTTCGCAGCTAAGCACAACATAACAGCGAACGTTGAAGTTATATCAGTTGATTATGCAAATACAGCTATGGAACGTCTTCTCAAAGGAGACATTAGATACCGTTTCGTCATTGACATTGGGAACACATTGCACGTCTAG
- the LOC103448900 gene encoding probable choline kinase 1 → MAIKTIGLIKGRLPEELKKVLLSVASEWGDVVDDMNGLQVIPLKGAMTNEVYQISWPTKNGVDLFRKVLVRVYGEGVEVFFNREDEVQTFECMSKHGQGPRLLGRFAEGRVEEFIHARTLSAADLRDPEISAIIAAKLREFHNLDMPGPRNVVLWDRMRNWLNEVKNLCSIKDIQKFGLDTLEEEISMLEKELSQGYQQIGFCHNDLQYGNIMMDEETRLITIIDYEYASYNPVAYDLANHFCEMVANYHSDTPHVLDYRNYPGLEERQKFVRAYLSSADYEPSDAEVEQLVEITDKYTLANHLFWGLWGIISGYVNKIDFDYVEYARQRFQQYWLRKPALLGSSGDSL, encoded by the exons ATGGCCATAAAGACAATTGGTCTTATTAAAGGTCGACTTCCTGAGGAGTTAAAGAAGGTACTTTTATCTGTAGCTTCTGAATGGGGGGATGTAGTGGATGATATGAATGGCTTGCAGGTTATCCCATTGAAGGGGGCCATGACTAACGAGGTCTATCAAATAAGTTGGCCTACGAAAAACGGTGTAGACCTTTTCAGAAAAGTTCTGGTCCGGGTTTATGGCGAAGGAGTTGAAGTGTTTTTTAACCGGGAGGATGAAGTTCAGACGTTTGAGTGCATGTCCAAGCACGGCCAGGGGCCGCGCCTTCTTGGACGATTTGCAGAGGGACGGGTTGAGGAGTTCATTCATGCTAGA ACGCTATCAGCTGCTGACCTCCGTGATCCCGAAATATCTGCAATTATAGCAGCTAAGCTGAGAGAGTTCCACAATTTGGATATGCCTGGTCCGAGAAATGTAGTCCTTTGGGATAGAATGAg GAACTGGCTCAATGAGGTGAAAAACTTGTGTTCGATAAAAGACATACAGAAATTTGGCTTGGACACTTTGGAAGAGGAAATTAGTATGTTAGAGAAGGAACTGTCACAGGGCTATCAACAAATTGGGTTCTGTCACAATGACCTGCAATACGGTAACATAATGATGGACGAAGAGACCAGATTAATCACTATAATT GATTATGAATATGCCAGTTATAATCCTGTTGCTTATGACCTTGCAAATCATTTCTGTGAAATGGTAGCGAACTACCACTCTGACACACCTCATGTTTTGGACTACAGGAACTATCCAG GTCTGGAGGAGCGCCAGAAATTTGTCCGTGCATATCTGAGCTCTGCAG ATTACGAACCCAGTGATGCTGAGGTGGAGCAGCTAGTTGAAATAACAGACAAGTACACTTTGGCCAACCATCTCTTTTGGGGTTTATGGGGAATAATTTCG ggttatgtgaacaaaatTGATTTTGACTACGTTGAGTATGCAAGGCAGAGGTTTCAGCAGTATTGGTTGAGAAAGCCTGCGTTGTTGGGTTCTTCAGGCGATTCCCTGTAA